CCTTCAATTGAGGGCATAGGTCAAAAATGCTCACTGCACAAACTTTATTTGTAATAAGTCAGGTCCGGGATCACAGGGAAGTCTTCTATTCTCAAGCATCAAAGCTAGTAAAAGATCACTAGGAGAAATCTAGAAAGGTAAACCAAGACACACTCTTATCCTTGGGATGTTGACATGTTGTACTCCGAAAGATATATCGATGACTCTGCACCAACCTGCTGCAACAGGAACAGGTTCTGCACTTTACATAAAGGGCTAAAAGCCTAAATGTAAGTCGGAGATGCAGGAGTGCAGGACAGTGAACTTATAGCAGCTTCAGATATCAGAGTAGGGCAGATCTTACAGCTCCTCTCCGAAAATAACTGATCACTGTCCACCATATACTGATCTTACCATGAAGATCTTCCTTGCCAGACCATTCACAAGAAATTTAGCCCAACATGCTATTCTCAGTAAATAAATCTTACAAACTACCAATTTAATTCCCTTGCTTATCAATTAGGTGAAAAACTTAAGACAATTTCTAAGGGGCTAAcccttggcctagtggtaagGTTGTTTTACAACAAACTATAAGTCACAGGTTCAAATCCTTGAACAGCCTCTCAATATTTCTTGGGAAAAGCTAAGTATTAACTTGACCTTCTCAGACCCCTCCTTCATTGCAAGAGCCTCGTATGTGGGAAATTTTGCCTCTTTTTGTACCTTATCCAATTTCTAGGGTATTATCTCCATACACCAATATCATACTGTTGGATGGTCAAGTTCACCTCTATAAAAGTTCCATCCTGTAATACAACATATGTTAAGTCCACAAACGCACCACAAATCAGTAATACAATGGCTTACAAGGCCATGCGGCAATTAACACACAATTTCACACACCCGTCCCATTGGCTTTGGACAGGTGCACCTGTAAACAACTTATCAGCGAAGCAGGGCCACCACAGCTCCTAATCAGCCAAGAAGACTAATCATGGTTGTCCAACTCAATGATTCCATAAAATACTATGCAGGCATCAAAAAATTCACTCACACTTCAAAGATTTAAAATGTAAATAGACAAGCATATACACATGCAAATACAAAGGGAATCATACATAAGACAAGCATATACAGTACCAAAACAAAATTTGTATTCCTCCACAGTCCATAGATAAAATTATTTCGTGATTTCACTTgactgtctatatatatatatatatatatatatatatatagagagagagagagagagactctgTTAACATACCAGATCAGTTAATTCGCGAAGAGTAGCATCCTTCCAAGTATAAATTTGAACCTCATCCTTAGGCTCCTTGCCTCTCACCGCAAAGTCCTCCTTGGTATGATGGCCTCCACTCTATAGAAAACTGATATGTTAATGGACTCAAAGAACAAGTCCAAGTGAAGAAGGGCCATTTTAGAGTAAGGATAATAATCCATAAATAGGTCGACTACAAATCAACAGATAATGTGCACAGGTCAATTGGATTGCAAGATATACTAAAAGCAAATTCCCTTGAAAACCATCCTGGGTGTTGCCACTTAGAAAGCACAAATTTATTCCATTTCAGACTGAAAACTGAAGGATTTATCTCTACAAGAAGAAAACTATAATTCCAGAATTGGACGATATCTCAAAACTCTAAAAGACTCTATCTTTcccttttcttatatttttaacaaataaatcTACTGAACTCCAAAGCCCTCtttccaagcataacttagtctaacatttcatatgaaaaatattataacTGATTTCTTGTACAATCTCTGCTCCTTAATTTCTGAAGCGATGCACAAATtccataaacaaaataaaaaattagaacCAGATGAATAAAATGAGCCCTTGGATGACAGTAATCGACAGAACAAGATGAAATGTATAAAGAAACAAACGCTGCAGCACCATGGATCCATTCTGTAAAGGTACTGCCGTACTGATTCAAACTCCTTCAGAATTTGATGAATAAGAAAAAATATTACATCAGCATGATAAGCATCTAAGTGGGATATCATGATATAATGAATTTAACCGTTATACTTATATCCcataaagaaactaaaaaatcaGCCTAGGTTTCTTCCTTAGACCTCCTATCATAACCCTAGGGTTGTAACAGGTGTACTCCAATTCATCCCATTGAAAGCATCCACTGAGGTCTAGTGGTAAAGGTGGTGACCATGGACTTGCAACTTGCGGTTGAGTCATATGGATTGGAGCGTctattcaattttttataaacataATTATCGctaatttattcaaaaaaataagtTAATCAAACAACCAGACATCGCAGCTCTAACTAACGAACATACCTTGGTGAAAACTCGAAGCAATAAAATGAATTTAACCGTTATACTTATATCCcataaagaaactaaaaaatcaGCCTAGGTTTCTTCCTTAGACCTCCTATCATAACCCTAGGGTTGTAACAGGTGTACTCCAATTCATCCCATTGAAAGCATCCACTGAGGTCTAGTGGTAAAGGTGGTGACCATGGACTTGCAACTTGCGGTTGAGTCATATGGATTGGAGCGTctattcaattttttataaacataATTATCGCTaatttattcaaaaaataaGTTAATCAAACAACCAGACATCGTAGCTCTAACTAACGAACATACCTTGGTGAAAACTCGAAGCAATAAAGGGCAAGTCTGCATTTCAAACAAGAAGAAGTTAATTTGATTAACATACGATTTAATGCCTAGAAAAGAGAATAGAGACCAAAGCCATATGAAACCCTAGAAATCAAGAGTGGAAGAGTTTAAAGTACAATTACCTTCTCGCGATCGACCGGCGGAAAGCGAGGTCCTggcggaggaggaggaagacCTCTACCGGAAGGAGGCATTGGTCTTCCTCCAGGTCTCTTTTGTCCTTCTGCTGCTCCCGCCATCTCTCTTACTGAAGCTCCTGAGTCCTGGCTGCTCTTCTAGACCTTCCTAGGTAGGGATCGTGATCGATTCTCCGCTTCCAGAACGAGATTTTCCGATTTTGAAAGGAAATTGGGCCCATGAAATTATGCAGGCCCAGCTAAATAGGCTAAAACTTGAAGGCCCGGAGGGGTGTTTGCTGCCACACACCATACTTCCAAATGCAGGGctgtcctcttcctcttcccttCCAAATTCACTGCATAGCAAGAGCGATTTGGAGGAACTACTGCACCAACATCGTCATCACATCCAAAACCCTATACCCAAAGTCATTGAAGGGAGACCCAAAACCAATTTTCCGTTGTCAATGCGATCCTTCCACTGTGCACGCGCCTGCATTAGTACCAGAATCAGCTGACCATTCCACGAAGCAAACAACTCTTCTCGTGGAGGCCTTTCATGAGAAACAGAGGCTCAAAGATTTACTTGAGAGGCTCAATATGAAAGACTCATCTCCGCTGCAAATTCTTCAAGATGAGGGAGATTGGCCCAAGGAACACTTCTGGGCTGTCATCAGATTCCTCAGACATGCCTCCAGAGCCAAGGAGATTCTTCAGGTTCTTCCTCATCTTATTGAACTTTTATGTGATAAGAAACTAAATCTGGAATTTGGTTTCTTGTCTTCAAGTATTTGAATTATCTGGTGAAAGGTCGTTACCTGTCttgcttcttgttcttttttaaattgagtattccttatttgaatttgataccTATGCTCCTTTAGCCTTTCACCTCTGATTGATAACTATGAATGCTTTGAGAATTCTCTATCTATGGATTTCATATTGAATTACAGAAATTATATGTATTTTGCAAATATTACAACTTGATGAGTCATGAACAGGTGTTTGATGTGTGGAATAACACAGAAAAATCCCGAATTAATGAATTCAACTACGAGATGATAATAGGATGTTTAGGGGAAGAGGGTTTGATGGAAGAAGCAGTTTTGGCATTTAAAGAAATGAAAAGTCACGGTCTTCATCCGTCTTTGCAGATTTACCATTCAATAATTCATGGATATGCCAGAAATTGTGAATTTGATGATGCTCTATCTTACCTTAATGAGATGAAAGATGTTAATTTGGCACCGGAGACTGATACTTACGAGGGGCTGATTGAAGCATATGGAAAATGTAGAATGTATGATGAGATGGGTATGTGTGTGAAGAAGATGGAACTAGATGGGTGTTTGCCTGAACGCAGTACATACAATTTACTTATGAGAGAGTCCGCACGAGGTGGGTTGCTTACAAGGATGGAAAGAATATACCAAACCATGCGATCCAAGAGAATGAACTTTCAGCCTTCAACTTTGATTGCAATGCTTGAGGCTTATGTGGATTTTGGAATTGTAGAAAAGATGGAGAGAGTTATTAGGCGAGTATTGAACTCGAAAACCTATTTGAAAGAGCATCTGGTAAGGAAAATGGCAAGGGTTTATATTGAAAACTACATGTTCTCGAGACTGGAGGACTTGGGACTAAATGTTTCTTCAAAAACCGGTAGGACTGATTTATTTTGGTGTCTGCGCCTCCTTTCTCATGCTTGTCTTTTGAGTCGAAAAGGCATGGATTCGATTATTTTGGagatggaagaagaaaaaattccCTGGAATGTAACTGTTGCAAATATTATCTTGCTAGCTTACTTGAAGATGAAAGATTTTACACGCTTGAGAGCGTTACTCGCTGAACTACCCACTCTTGGTGTGAAACCTGATATAGTCACTGTTGGAATTCTTTTCGATGCAAAGATGAATGGCTTTAATGGGAAAGGGATTGAAGAAACATGGAGAAGGATGGGTCTTATCAACTGGTCTGTAGAAATGAATACAGATGCTCTTGTTCTATCAGCATTTGGTAAGGGGTATTTCCTCAAAAAATGTGAACAAGCATACTCTTCCCTTGAACCTGAAGCTAGAGAAGATAAAAGGTGGACTTATCGCTACTTAGTTGATATGGTAGCCAAACATAGTGAAAGGCCTTCAGCTGAGGAAAGTTGATTACAGATTACAGTTTAGCTCATCAAACTCACCTCAGCAATGTCAATGGATACTTTTTGTAATTGATCAGAAGAATCTTATCATGGCACAAGTCTTTTCTTTATGCACATTTCTTTGTGCTTGAGTTATGAAATTATCATTATATGCTATTGGTCCTTATGACCCATAGGGAACTCTGCTGTCATTTCACTGGTGCTCTTTATTTGGTCTCATATAGAAGATGGCCATCTAGAACCGGGAAACAGCATTGGTATTCCCATTTCGAGGAACGTGCTACTGAGATTGGTGATCTGCAATTCTACATCTGCCAATGGGAAAGAGATTGGAAGGTATAGGGGTGGATCAATATAAAGGGTTAAAGCTATCACTAGCTTGATGCATGTTTGGAAAATTCATAGCAGATTAACTTTCTTTCAAAGAAGCTTTTTCTTTGGTACTTAAATGACCCTCAGCAGCATTTTGTGAGAGGATGTATGAATGAATCTGAATGCGGTTGCAACACTGATTCTTTGATACAGGCCCCCCATTGTATATTGTTTTCAAGGTCAAGCAAGGTTCTTTTAAAGGCTTCTCAGAATGATCACTGAAGTAGATCCAATCATATCATTTTCCAGCCACAGTTGCAATGAAATGAATATCTGATATGCTTAGTGGCCTTTCCTAAGTACAACTCTGGTGGTATATTTGCCTGAGTTTGTTGAAGGTTTCCTTTATTGCTTTTGCACTTTTTccataagaaaagaaagaacactTTGACATAACAACACTGAAAATTTTCATTGACATGTGATATACAATAGATACAACATTCAAGCATAATATTTATTGGAGGTAATAGTCAACAAACAGAAAAATAGAGTCACTGTTCGCTCACTGAATGATTGTTTCTTCAAGTTGTCATAAATAGAGAGCAACCATGTGATGCTGCAACTTAGAAACAGCAGGCACATAAGAAGGCCTGAATGTTACCTCTCAGTTTTGCGGTAGCAACTGCTTTCTTCTCCCTTCTGGAGGTCCAATAAACAATTCAGTCTCAACGTCTGAACTAGGACTATTACTTTCTTTGTAgacttcattttccttctgCTCTTTCAATCTTTCCCAGGGTTGCAGACCACACTGAAAGAAAGTTTCTTGTTTGTTATGAAAAAGGTAGGATTCCAGTCCAAATTCTATATGCTTCAAGTAGATAACACAGGTTCCAGATTCTAATGGGTATAAGATCCTTaatataaaaattcaaacaGGAAGAACAACAAAGATTTACCTCCATACTTAGCCGGGCATTTTCGGCAGCTAAGATTTTCTCCTGCAATTTACACAAAGGTACAAAGCACATCAATGTAGAACTGAAATGATAAAGACCTCAAGATTTTGTATCCCAATGATCCTAACTGTTGAGTTAGACGCACGTGACCCAATTGAATTCGTGGCTTCACATGTTtcacatgaaatcttgtgcacGCGTACAACTCAGTATCTAGGATAACTGAGATAGCAGctgttgggatccctatcataatgAATGTAGGACACTTTCAAGGTTGATGCTTGCCTAATAATTTTTCGGTTTGATTTCTTACCTTCTCTTTTAGCTTCTCAATCTCTTCTATGAAAACCTGATGCTggacgagaaaaaaaaaaagctggaCATGTCAGGACCATCCATTACATGATTTCAGGATATTTACTGCATATATACTAGTTTGTGGTGTACCTTTCTTGCTCTAATGCTGCTTACACTCTTCTCCAACTGCTTTTCTATCTGTTGTAGTTCTTCCATGTTACATTGTGCCAAGCCTTCACCCAAAAGCTTCCTGAGCCATTCAGAATTCCAAGTTACAGAGAATTTCTTTCAATGCTTTCTGAGCTAAATAGAAAAATGAATCCTACTAGTATATATAAATAAGGTAAAGTTAGGTCTTGGACCGCTTTGACAGTTCCAGAAATTCTATCTTCTTCGCCATGCATTCCGCTTCATCCTTCAAATTCTGCCATTTTCAAATCAAGTTGTAAGAAACTAATGCAAATACCATAGGGAGTCCTATGATATCGGGACTCTTTACTTTATCCTGTCGTACCGGTGTTTGGTATGCATGACATGGGTATTGGTATGATACTCGAACTCTTCACTTTACCTAATCTCCCTCTATGAGAGCTTTCAATTTGAAGAACCGGATACACGGATATGTATCCATACCCGACACCCGTACCCGAGTCTAGGTATCAAGATAAAGACAAACACATCTTAAACCCAAATATACATGAAATAAGCTTCCACTCTACATTTTCTTGATAATAAGGAAGAAATCTTGGGCAATGTTCTGAACAATGTTATCAAGCTCTCATCAACATTTGGAGCAAAAAGGTTTCATATATCTgtgaaaggaaaaacaaaaacaaagaaaagagaacCTGCATGTTTTGCTCAGTTGGCATGTTTGTATGTGTATCTTTTTTATGCCTTCGATAACGTTCTAGGGTCTCCTGCATTCTGAACAAAAGGAATCCAAAAGCCATGCAATCAATTCAGTTTTGTTGATGAAATATCAATcaaacattttatatatattatacaaatAAATGTCATGATCAGCAGCCACATACTTATCCAGAGAAGAGAACGAAAACAATTAAATATGTCTCACATAAAATTCTCTTACCAAATCTTGTTGGAAAATAGCTTATAGGTGTGTTCCAAAAGTACTAAATATTGGAGTACAGAAAGTGAATTGATAAACAACACCTATACACAGGGGGTGGACGCCGGATTCTATCTCCGGGAGGCAAAAGCTATATGCAGAGTTTGAGGTGCAGTGCTCTGTAATTTTTGTGGGTCATTTATTAATTTTGCCTTTCAAAATGatgaaaaacaacactaaaAGTCAAAAATTTATAGAATATCGATAAGTAATAATGAAAGTTGAtttactaatatttttttttaatgaaagacCTATAACTTAGGATGGCAAAAATGAGTAAGAATACCTATGAAAAACTGAATTTACTTATACAATACAAATGCTAATAAAAGCAAAAACCAATTTGCTTATAGTCACTAGagcatctaaagtctaaacaaatcaaggaaataaataagaattatatttaggAGTTAATGGGAAGAAAGTAATAGATATTTGGATagtgataaaaaattttaaaattcagtGGGGCGAAATATAAAATTTGAGAGGGTGAAAGTATAATTTGCTTAAACAAAACTCCCGCAATAGGTGGCGTCGAGGACAGACAGGATATACGTACACCTTacttccacataatatatgaagaGATTATTGTCAGGAATTAAACTTGTAAACTTTAAGTTTGTATCTcataaattattaaaacaatCTTTACTAGAACCAGAATCAATATTCCTGGAAACCATATTCTAGGAATTAGCAACAATAACGTGTGGACTCATCATTACATAACTGCTGTCATAACATTGTGGCAGAG
This sequence is a window from Tripterygium wilfordii isolate XIE 37 chromosome 8, ASM1340144v1, whole genome shotgun sequence. Protein-coding genes within it:
- the LOC120003309 gene encoding histone deacetylase complex subunit SAP18-like, which encodes MAGAAEGQKRPGGRPMPPSGRGLPPPPPGPRFPPVDREKTCPLLLRVFTKSGGHHTKEDFAVRGKEPKDEVQIYTWKDATLRELTDLVKEVAPAARRRDARLSFALVYPDKNGRFIVREVGKTFSFGSGRRLDDAKALAELDFQIGDYLDVAIL
- the LOC120003307 gene encoding MADS-box protein SOC1-like, whose product is MVRGKTQMRRIENATSRQVTFSKRRNGLLKKAFELSVLCDAEVAVIVFSPRGKLYEFASARMQETLERYRRHKKDTHTNMPTEQNMQNLKDEAECMAKKIEFLELSKRKLLGEGLAQCNMEELQQIEKQLEKSVSSIRARKHQVFIEEIEKLKEKEKILAAENARLSMECGLQPWERLKEQKENEVYKESNSPSSDVETELFIGPPEGRRKQLLPQN
- the LOC120003306 gene encoding pentatricopeptide repeat-containing protein At4g14190, chloroplastic yields the protein MQGCPLPLPFQIHCIARAIWRNYCTNIVITSKTLYPKSLKGDPKPIFRCQCDPSTVHAPALVPESADHSTKQTTLLVEAFHEKQRLKDLLERLNMKDSSPLQILQDEGDWPKEHFWAVIRFLRHASRAKEILQVFDVWNNTEKSRINEFNYEMIIGCLGEEGLMEEAVLAFKEMKSHGLHPSLQIYHSIIHGYARNCEFDDALSYLNEMKDVNLAPETDTYEGLIEAYGKCRMYDEMGMCVKKMELDGCLPERSTYNLLMRESARGGLLTRMERIYQTMRSKRMNFQPSTLIAMLEAYVDFGIVEKMERVIRRVLNSKTYLKEHLVRKMARVYIENYMFSRLEDLGLNVSSKTGRTDLFWCLRLLSHACLLSRKGMDSIILEMEEEKIPWNVTVANIILLAYLKMKDFTRLRALLAELPTLGVKPDIVTVGILFDAKMNGFNGKGIEETWRRMGLINWSVEMNTDALVLSAFGKGYFLKKCEQAYSSLEPEAREDKRWTYRYLVDMVAKHSERPSAEES